From the Dysgonomonas mossii genome, the window TTCGTTAACTTACGTATATGGTATCGGAAAAACAACAGCACAACAAATTCTTAAAGAAGCAAACGTATCTGAAGACACACGTGTTCGTGATTTAACAGATGACGAATTAGGTCGTATCCGTGAAGTTGTGGATAACTACAAAGTTGAAGGTGACCTTCGTCGTGAAACAAACTTAAACATTAAACGTTTAATGGAAATAGCTTCATATCGTGGTATCCGCCATCGTCGTGGTTTACCAGTTCGTGGTCAAAAAACTAAGAACAATGCGCGTACGCGTAAAGGACCAGTTAAAACAGTAGCGAACAAGAAAAAATAATAAGT encodes:
- the rpsM gene encoding 30S ribosomal protein S13, with product MARIAGIDVPREKRIVISLTYVYGIGKTTAQQILKEANVSEDTRVRDLTDDELGRIREVVDNYKVEGDLRRETNLNIKRLMEIASYRGIRHRRGLPVRGQKTKNNARTRKGPVKTVANKKK